A window of the Hordeum vulgare subsp. vulgare chromosome 5H, MorexV3_pseudomolecules_assembly, whole genome shotgun sequence genome harbors these coding sequences:
- the LOC123396714 gene encoding transcription factor HEC1-like: protein MDFDLLMSSSPEAQLALMNTMLQLEQALNDQSLMMAEASPPISPAQTPSHSLSPPPHVSTACAPTDAGYFYHQDMHAQAAAAGYADAGTGGVHQEYVVSPGAVVFDGPTGAPQGYSSSPSSSDAMREMIFHIAALQPVDIDPEAVRPPKRRNVRTSKDPQSVAARLRRERISERIRVLQRLVPGGTKMDTASMLDEAIHYVKFLKSQVQSLELAAAATGAAAHRAAAFAYPALQHAPW from the coding sequence ATGGACTTTGACCTGCTGATGAGCTCCAGCCCGGAGGCGCAGCTCGCGCTGATGAACACCATGCTTCAGCTGGAGCAGGCGCTCAACGACCAGTCGCTGATGATGGCGGAGGCGTCGCCGCCGATATCGCCCGCGCAGACCCCTTCGCACAGCCTCTCGCCTCCGCCGCACGTGTCCACGGCCTGCGCGCCCACCGACGCCGGGTATTTTTACCACCAGGACATGCATGCCCAGGCCGCCGCGGCGGGGTACGCCGACGCCGGCACCGGCGGCGTGCACCAGGAGTACGTGGTGTCTCCGGGCGCcgtcgtcttcgacggccctacCGGCGCGCCGCAGGGGTACTCCTCGTCTCCGTCGTCGTCGGACGCGATGCGGGAGATGATCTTCCACATCGCGGCGCTGCAGCCGGTGGACATCGACCCGGAGGCGGTGCGGCCGCCCAAGCGCCGCAACGTGCGGACCTCCAAGGACCCGCAGAGCGTGGCGGCGAGGCTGCGGCGGGAGCGCATCAGCGAGCGCATCCGCGTCCTGCAGCGCCTCGTTCCCGGCGGCACCAAGATGGACACCGCCTCCATGCTCGACGAGGCCATCCACTACGTCAAGTTCCTCAAGTCCCAGGTGCAGTCGCtcgagctcgccgccgccgccaccggcgCGGCCGCCCACCGCGCCGCCGCCTTCGCCTACCCCGCCCTCCAGCACGCGCCGTGGTAG